Sequence from the Catenuloplanes indicus genome:
GCAAGGACGTCCACGTCGAGTACCTCGTCGGCAAGGGCTACGACTACGACGAGCTGGTCAAGCAGGACAAGGCCGACCTCGTCGAGATGGGCAAGCAGCAGTCCTGACCGGGGGAAGAAGTGCTGGGCCGTAGCGGGGCGGCCCAGCACCTACCTCACCGGGGTGAGCCATGCCCCGATACGTTGTCGTTGCCGCCTGCGTTGGTTTGCATCGCTGGACTGGTGGCGGACCACAGCTGTTTTTCGCCTACGCGGGCGATCCGGTGCCGGCCGAGGCGGTGTCAGCGGATGTGGCCAGGCTGGCTGGCCTGGGAATGATCGCCGAGGTCGGCGACGTTCCCGCCGACCCGACACCGCCAGCCGGCGGCATGTCGGCTGAGCTGGCGGCGGTCAAGGCCACCGCCGACTCGGCGTCGTCGTTGGCGACGGCCGCGCAGTCCGAGGTCGCCGGTTTGCAGGTGACGGCGACGTCGTACCAGCAGGCGCTGGCCGCGTCGCTCGCCGACCGGCAGGCGCTGTGGCGGAACGCTGGCCTGCTCGCGGAGGGCCTCGATGCGCTCCGGGCCGAGGTCGCCGCGATCCAGCTCCAGCCGGGGCTGCCGCCGACACCGGAGCAGGTCGACAGCGCGGTTGCCTCGTGGCTGGCCGCGCATCCGCCCGCCGCCGGCCGGAATGCCGAACTGCGCCGGGGAGTATCGGGTATTGAGGGGCGGACCGCGGGGGACGCCTGGACGGTGCTCGCGTCGTGGTCGGAGCTGACCGGCCCGACCCCGACGCCGGATGCGATCGCCACGGCGGTCGCGAATTGGATGTCCGCGCACCAGGCCGTCGAACTCCGGTCGAACGGCACCGCGATTCAGTGGCGGCCCTACGGCGGCACCTGGACCGACCTCGTGCAACTCGCGGCCATCACTGGCCCGGCCGCTACGGCGAGGCTGGCCGCCCCCGAGGAGCCGGCCATGCTGCCGGCGCTCCAGGTCGGCGCGAACGAGGTCTCTCTGAGCTGGAAGACCGCGATGCCGACCGCCAGCTACCAGGTGTTCCCGTCGCTGTCCGGCAGCACCGCGATCCTCGGGAAGCTCGACGTTGTCGTGAAGCCCGGCTCGCAGACGACGACCGGCTGCAAGGTCACCGTCGTGAACACGAGCGTCCTCCCGATCGCCGTCGGCGCAGGCACCGTCAGCGCGCTCGCGTTCTCCCCGAACTAGGCGGCAACGTTCGCCGGACTCACCCTTCGGGCCTTCTTTGCCTTGCAAGCTATGCAGTATCGACGTCCGCCTACCCATAAGGCGTTTTCCTCGGTGTATTCGTGTCCGCTGCGGCAGTGAGTTTGCCGACGCGATCTACCGGCTGCCGTATGCGGGCTCCTTAATTGATTCTCGTGAGGCGTCACTGCCTCAATGTGGTCCGGGTTTACACATGCGCGATGTTTGCACTCTCGGCCTGGGCACGTTGGATCCGTGTTGTGGCAGACGTGATCCAGATGCATCCCTTCCGGAATTGAACCCTTCGCCTGCTCGTAGTAGAAGCGGTGGGCGTTGTTCCCGAAAAGCTGCCCGTATCCATGCGTGTTTAGTGGGCCGGGCCAAGTCCAGCACGCACTGGGGTCGGAGGTGTCCAGCAGGGACATCCAGACCTCGGCGGGCTGGTGGTCTAACTGGTGTCTGCCGAGTCGTCTCGCCCGATGGAGCCGGTTGTAGCAATTCCGGCATATGCCGCGCGCATGGATCGGCTTTTCGTCCCCGCATTCGCCGCAGGTAATCAGTCTTGCAGGCATTTGGAAATTGTATCAATGGAGGCTGGCTGAAGATGGCTACTAACCCTGTGCGGACCTGCCCCATTTGCATGACAAGCGATGATCACCCAAGGCATGTAATTGACCTTGGTGGCGACACGCAAGCCGCTTTTCATATGGATTGTTGCGCCATCGCCCGCAACTGCGAGGTGTGCCTCGCGCAGCTCGACGGGGTCGGTGGCGTCGAGGGCAACCCGCGCGGCGACGCGCTCCGCGAGCACCTGCTGACCACCGGGACTGGCCCGGACCAGGCGGGCTGGACCGCGCCGGCCGACATTGCATCCGTGGAGGGCTGACCTGTGCCGAATAATCTCGTTCTAACCGAAGCGAACCGGTACATCGACGCCGGGTTCGCCACCGCCGCGTATGTGGCGCCGACCTCCCCGATCCGTGTCGCCCTGCTGACCGCGAACGGCACGAACACCGCCGCGGGCACCGAGGTGACGGGTGGCTCGTACGCCCGGCAGACGATCACGATGGGGGCGGCGGCGTCCGGGTCGGCGTCGAACTCGAACACGATCAACTTCACGGGTCTTCCGGCGGCGACGGTCACGGGCATCGACATCTACGACAGCAACGGCACCCCGCGCCGGATCTGGACCGGCCCGCTCACCGCCTCGAAGACCGTGGGGGCAGGGGACACGCTGAGCTTCTCGGCGTCCTCGATCGTCGCGTCGCTCGCGTAGCTGATCTTCCGGTAGGGGGTCGGCGATGGCCACCAGGTTGTATCTGGGAAATGCTGCCGCCAGCTACACCCCGACGACGAAGCGTGGCGCCTGGGACAACTCCGCGGCGACGCTTGCCCGCCGCCTCAGCCCTGTCCCCGAGGGCGCGGCGGCGACCGCGGCGATCGCGGAGACGTCGGCGACGAACGCGTTCGACGTGCTGTGGGGCCGGTGGATCTCGGATCCGGCGATTACGGCCGGGACGCTGTCCGGGACCGTGCAGTGGATCGCGGGCGTCCTCGAGAGCAACACTGCGGCGAACGACTTCTTCCATGTCCACATCTTCGTCACGGCCGGTGATACGGACACGGTCCGCGGCACGCTGCTGACGAACAACATCGGCGCGACCGAGTTCACCACCACGGCGACCGGCCGCGGCGAGGGCGCGAAGACGGTCACGAACGTCGCCGTTCAGGTCGGGGACCGGATCGTCGTCGAGATCGGCTACGTCGCCAACAACACCGTCACGACCAGCTACACCGGCACCCTGCACTACGGCAACACCGGCACCGCCGACCTCGCTCAGGGCGGCACAACGGTTACCACGTCGCCCGGCTGGGTCGAGTTCTCCGGCGCTGACGGGCTGTTCTACCCCCGCACGCAGTCGCTCACCGACGCGTTCTCCGGGCTGATCTATGCGAACCCGCCGTGGGACGGGCCGTACGGCGGCGCCGACCTACTCGCCGGCCAGGCCCGCGTCCCGGTCGCCCACACCGCGGGCACCCCGGCGTACGCGGGTGTCTACTCCACGCCGGCCAACCAGGCGCAGCGCTGGCATTTCGCGGATTCCAGCATCTACTGCGAAGTCCCGGTCGTCCCGGCCGCAGGCGGCAGCACCGGCACCGTCTACGCCCAGCTCGCCGTCACCGCCACCATGTACACGCTCGGCAGCTACGCGGGCGTGTTCTACGACGCGGTCAGTAACGTCATCGTCTTCCAGAACTGTGTCGACTACTCCGACCCGACTGCCGCGTTCATCCCCTACGACCCGGTCGCGCACCGCTGGTGGCGGCTGCGGCACGCCGCGAACGTCCTGTACTGGGACACGTCACCGGACGGCACAACCTGGACCAACCAGCGCAGCCTAAGCCCGGCGCCGTCGTGGACGAACTACAACGGCCTCGGCATCCTCCTCGAAGGCGCCCGCGACTCCGGCACCAACGACTACGTCCACTTCGACAACGTCAACACCCCGGCGGCGGCCTCGCACGCCGGGTCCGCAACCCTGTCGGCCGCCTCCGGCCTGACCGCGGGCGGTGCCACCACCGCGGCCGGCACCGTTGCGCTGAGCGCGACGTCCGGGCTGACGGCGGCGGCAGACCGGGCCGTGCCCGCCACGGCCGGCCTGTCTGCGGCGTCCGGCCTCACGGTGTCGGCAACCCGCGGCACCACCGGCGCTGTATCGCTGTCCGCCGCGAGCGGGCTGACCGCGGGCGCCGTACGGCAGGTGCCGGCCGGCACAGCACTGTCGGCATCGTCCGGGCTCACCGCGGGCGGCGCGGCAACGGCGGCCGGTGCGGCCGCGCTGTCGGCGGCATCGTCACTGGCGGTGGCAGCAGTCCGGGTCACGCCAGGTGTCGCAGCACTGTCCGCAGCGTCAGGTCTTACCGCCGGGGCGACCGCAGCATCCGGCGGCACGGTCATGCTCGGCGCCGCATCGTCCCTCACCTCGGCCGCAGTACGCGCCCAAGCCGGTGCGGCGACTCTGTCCGCCGCCAGCGGCCTGTCCGCGGTGGCGGCAGCCGGTGCGGGCGCGGCGACCACCCTTTCGGCCACCTCGAACCTCACCGCCGCCGCTCTGCGCACCGCAGCCGGGGCCTCGACGCTCTCTGCCGCGTCCAGTCTCGCCG
This genomic interval carries:
- a CDS encoding phage tail fiber protein — encoded protein: MPNNLVLTEANRYIDAGFATAAYVAPTSPIRVALLTANGTNTAAGTEVTGGSYARQTITMGAAASGSASNSNTINFTGLPAATVTGIDIYDSNGTPRRIWTGPLTASKTVGAGDTLSFSASSIVASLA